One genomic window of Eptesicus fuscus isolate TK198812 chromosome 6, DD_ASM_mEF_20220401, whole genome shotgun sequence includes the following:
- the ZBTB7A gene encoding zinc finger and BTB domain-containing protein 7A, translated as MAGGVDGPIGIPFPDHSSDILSGLNEQRTQGLLCDVVILVEGREFPTHRSVLAACSQYFKKLFTSGAVVDQQNVYEIDFVSAEALTALMDFAYTATLTVSTANVSDILSAARLLEIPAVSHVCADLLDRQILSADAGNDAGQLDLVDQIDQRNLLRAKEYLEFFQSNPMNSLPPAAAAAAAAAASFPWSAFGASDDDLDATKEAVAAAVAAVAAGDCNGLDFYGPGPPAERPPAGDGDEGDSNPGLWPERDEDTPAGGLFPPPVAPPAATQNGHYGRGGEEEVSLSEVAPEPGDSPGFLSGTAEGEDGDGTDADGLAASTLLQQMMSSVGRAGSAAAGDSDDESRADDKGVVDYYLKYFSSAHDSDVYPAWSQKVEKKIRAKAFQKCPICEKVIQGAGKLPRHIRTHTGEKPYECNICKVRFTRQDKLKVHMRKHTGEKPYLCQQCGAAFAHNYDLKNHMRVHTGLRPYQCDSCCKTFVRSDHLHRHLKKDGCNGVPSRRGRKPRVRGGGLGGPDPGPGATAPPSASAPPGSPEARRNGQEKHFKDEDEDEEEASPDGLGRLNVAGAGGGGGDGATGNPADGSFAAGLA; from the exons ATGGCCGGCGGCGTGGACGGCCCCATTGGGATTCCGTTCCCCGACCACAGCAGTGACATTCTGAGTGGGCTCAACGAGCAGCGGACACAAGGCCTGCTGTGTGACGTGGTGATCCTGGTGGAGGGCCGAGAGTTTCCCACGCACCGCTCAGTGCTGGCGGCCTGCAGCCAGTACTTCAAGAAGCTGTTCACATCAGGCGCTGTGGTAGATCAGCAGAACGTGTACGAGATTGACTTCGTCAGTGCCGAGGCGCTCACAGCTCTCATGGACTTTGCCTATACGGCCACGCTGACTGTTAGCACAGCCAACGTGAGTGACATCCTCAGTGCTGCCCGCCTGTTGGAAATACCCGCCGTGAGCCACGTCTGTGCCGACCTCCTTGACAGGCAGATCCTGTCAGCCGATGCGGGCAATGATGCTGGGCAGCTGGACTTGGTAGATCAAATTGATCAGCGAAACCTCCTCCGTGCCAAGGAGTACCTCGAGTTCTTCCAGAGTAACCCCATGAACAGCCTGCCCCCCGCGgccgctgctgcagctgctgccgccGCCAGCTTTCCATGGTCAGCCTTTGGCGCATCTGACGATGACCTGGATGCCACCAAGGAGGCTGTGGCTGCCGCTGTGGCTGCCGTGGCTGCAGGTGACTGCAATGGCTTGGACTTCTACGGGCCTGGCCCCCCGGCTGAGCGGCCCCCAGCCGGGGATGGGGACGAGGGCGACAGCAACCCCGGTCTGTGGCCAGAGCGGGATGAGGATACCCCTGCTGGGGGCCTCTTTCCACCCCCTGTGGCCCCTCCAGCTGCCACACAGAATGGCCACTATggccggggtggggaggaggaggtctcACTGTCAGAGGTAGCCCCAGAGCCAGGGGACTCTCCTGGCTTCCTGTCGGGAACAGCTGAGGGTGAGGACGGCGATGGGACCGATGCGGACGGGCTTGCGGCTAGCACACTGCTACAACAGATGATGTCGTCGGTGGGCCGGGCCGGGTCAGCAGCGGCTGGGGACAGCGACGACGAGTCGAGGGCAGACGACAAGGGTGTCGTGGACTACTATCTGAAGTATTTCAGCAGTGCCCATGACAGCGACGTCTACCCGGCTTGGTCGCAGAAGGTGGAGAAGAAGATCCGGGCCAAGGCCTTCCAGAAGTGCCCCATCTGTGAGAAGGTCATCCAGGGCGCTGGCAAGCTCCCGCGGCACATCCGGACCCACACCGGTGAGAAGCCCTATGAATGCAACATCTGCAAGGTCCGATTCACCAG GCAGGACAAGCTCAAAGTGCACATGAGGAAGCACACAGGTGAGAAGCCGTACCTGTGCCAGCAGTGCGGGGCGGCCTTCGCCCACAACTACGACCTGAAAAACCACATGCGTGTGCACACCGGCCTGCGGCCCTACCAGTGTGACAGCTGCTGCAAGACCTTCGTCCGCTCCGACCACCTGCACAGACACCTCAAGAAAGACGGCTGTAACGGCGTCCCCTCGCGCCGTGGCCGCAAGCCCCGAGTCCGGGGCGGGGGGCTCGGGGGACCCGACCCTGGCCCTGGGGCCACTGCACCGCCCAGCGCCTCCGCCCCACCTGGCTCCCCTGAGGCCCGGCGCAATGGCCAGGAGAAGCACTTTAaggacgaggacgaggacgaggaggaggccAGCCCTGATGGCTTGGGCAGGTTGAATGTAGCGGGTGCTGGTGGAGGGGGTGGTGATGGGGCCACTGGGAACCCTGCCGACGGCAGCTTCGCGGCTGGACTCGCCTGA